The window CGTCTGGTCATCGGAACCGATCCCGGAGACGTGGAATCCTGCGTGACCTGGCTGATTGAGAGTACGGCTATGGGGCTTCCCGAAACCCAACGGCTGCGCCTTCGCACAACCTTGATCGAGCTGATTGTCAATGCGGTGGAACATGGCAGCCTTGAAATCTTCTATCGGGAAAAACATGAGGCGTTGAGCACCGATCGCTTTGATGACCTGATCGCTGAACGACGCCGCAACCCCCGCTTTGCCCAACGTCGCGTCATCGTCCGAGCGCTGTATGACAAGTTCCACCGCCGCATGCGGTATGCGATCACGGATGAAGGAAACGGCTTCACCTGGAACCGCTTCCTGACGCGATCGGATCAACCCTGCGACAGTCGCGACGCAAACGGGCGCGGCGTATTCCTCGCCAAGGCCTTCTTTCCCGATCTCACCTACAACGAGCGCGGAACCGAGGTCACGTTTTCTGTACCGCTGCCCTAGGGCGCTCAGTCGCCGGCACCCCGGCTTGACGCGCAACGTAACCACAGTTTATCTTCCCGTCGTCGATCTCATTCTCTTGTGACACGCTCACTCGTGAGGCACCCATGACTCGTTGCACGCGCCTGACGCTCTCCCTCGTATTCCTCTCCCTGTTAGCCGGGTGCAGTACCAGCGAATGGGTGCATCCGAACCGCCCGAAGGATCAATTCACCCAGGATTACAACAAGTGTCAAGCCGACACGCTGCGCGATCCCAAGCTGCAACAGGGCATTCAGTTGCTCATCATTCAGGCCACCGAGCGCTGCGTCCAGAAACAGGGATGGCGCTTGGTGGAAAAAGAGTAGGCGAGCGCGTCTGTATCGTTTCCAAGCCGATCGAGCCCCCTCCGGAATGATTCGCTCCACATGCCTGTTCGCCCGGCTGAGCTTCAACGGGTGAACGGTTCGACTCGCAACACCGCCCCCCGGTATCAATGCCCGCCCGCGCGTGAACAGAGCCGTTTTTGTTGACTGACGGGTCCGGCTCCGCTATGTACATGGTGAGACGCCCCTCGCCATAACATTCCGTCGGTTTTACCACGTGCATCCCGGATCAGCCGGGGCCGTGCACCGGTATCGGGCCGTCGCTCAACTCATCGTCGCTTGAGCATGTACGCAGTGAACCTCATGGCCCTGCCTCGCCGGCGAGGACTGAATCGCAGATTGCACAAACCCAGACAGGATTAGATTTATGAAACGTATCGATCTCATCGCCGGCGCCCGGCCGAATTTCATGAAAATCGCGCCGATCATCGACGCCTTGAATGCCGCTCGCTCGAACGGCAGCGAGTTGCGCTTCCGCCTCATCCATACGGGACAACACTACGATCGAGCCATGTCGGGAAGCTTTTTCGAAGAGCTCGGCATACCGGATCCGGACATCAATCTGGAGGTGGGATCGGGGACGCAGGCCGAGCAAACGGCCGGTATTATGGTGAACTACGAGCGGGTCCTGACGAAAGAGAAGAGCGACCTTTGTCTGGTCGTCGGGGACGTCACCTCAACCATGGCCTGTTCGATCGTGGCGCGCAAAATGGGCATTCCCGTGGCCCATGTGGAAGGCGGTATCCGCTCGAACGACTGGACGATGCCGGAGGAGATCAACCGCGTGGTGACCGATTCCATTACCAATTGGTTCTTCACGACCAGCGACACCGCCAACGATAATCTACGCCGGGCCGGTATCACGGATGACCGGATTTTCTTCGTCGGCAACACCATGATCGACACGTTATTAAAGCAGCTCCCGCGTTTGCGTCCGCCGGCCTGTTGGAGTTCGCTCGCGCTGGAACCGAACCGGTACTTCGTCGTGACCCTGCACCGTCCCGCGAATGTGGATGGCGAGCAGCAATTGCTTGGACTGCTGAAGGCCATTGCAGACGGTACTCACGGGTTGCCGGTGGTCTTTCCGGTGCACCCGCGTACCGCCAAGAATTTGCGTGAAGCCGGTAAGACGCTTCCTTCCATGCACTATGTCGATCCGCTGGGTTACCTTGAATTCAACTATCTCGTCAAACACGCCCGCGGGGTGATTACCGATTCAGGCGGCATCACCGAAGAAACGACCGTGCTCGGCGTGCCCTGCCTGACCTTGCGCGATAACACCGAACGGCCGGAGACCGTCACGATCGGGACCAACGAGTTGATCGGAACCGATCCGCGCAAACTCCCTCCGGCCCTTGCGCGCGTGATGGCCGGACAGTGGAAGAAGGGCGCGATTCCGCCGAAATGGGACGGGAAAGCGGCGGAGCGCATCGTGGCACATCTGAAGGACCTACTGGCGGGGCAATAAAAGAGCGGTGACGGTCGCCACCTGGGCCTGCAACATGACACACGACTCTCCAATAGAATGGAGGACACCATGAAAGAATTGAATCGTATCACCATGGACCCAGCGGTCATGGGGGGGAAACCTTGTATCCGGGGTATGCGAGTGACCGTCGGGACAATCGTGGGTGTAATGG is drawn from Nitrospira sp. ND1 and contains these coding sequences:
- a CDS encoding response regulator, producing MTRPAASRTLLVVEPCAETLAMVLEQAKTRDLSIMTAPDPHVALAMMDMASPDVLMTDLFLPEPNGMMLIREALKRNARTAVIATTRAGNEQALLEAVRAGAGDCLYKPARAEELGMALDRALRRIPQTIDDVPGIEQLEYRLVIGTDPGDVESCVTWLIESTAMGLPETQRLRLRTTLIELIVNAVEHGSLEIFYREKHEALSTDRFDDLIAERRRNPRFAQRRVIVRALYDKFHRRMRYAITDEGNGFTWNRFLTRSDQPCDSRDANGRGVFLAKAFFPDLTYNERGTEVTFSVPLP
- the wecB gene encoding non-hydrolyzing UDP-N-acetylglucosamine 2-epimerase; its protein translation is MKRIDLIAGARPNFMKIAPIIDALNAARSNGSELRFRLIHTGQHYDRAMSGSFFEELGIPDPDINLEVGSGTQAEQTAGIMVNYERVLTKEKSDLCLVVGDVTSTMACSIVARKMGIPVAHVEGGIRSNDWTMPEEINRVVTDSITNWFFTTSDTANDNLRRAGITDDRIFFVGNTMIDTLLKQLPRLRPPACWSSLALEPNRYFVVTLHRPANVDGEQQLLGLLKAIADGTHGLPVVFPVHPRTAKNLREAGKTLPSMHYVDPLGYLEFNYLVKHARGVITDSGGITEETTVLGVPCLTLRDNTERPETVTIGTNELIGTDPRKLPPALARVMAGQWKKGAIPPKWDGKAAERIVAHLKDLLAGQ